A region of the Lycium barbarum isolate Lr01 chromosome 1, ASM1917538v2, whole genome shotgun sequence genome:
CTATAAACAAGGTGTaagttcctatttttttttttttaatttcatcgCATTACATAAGCATTGGTATATGTAATATCCTCATAAAGTATACTATTAACTTTGTGATGATCATTGTATATTTGATCACATCTAGTTCTAGTGATGTTGAGATTAAGATTTGTCTTGTCCTCACTGGGTAGGGCTTGACCTACTTGCTTGTATTTTCTTGTTGAGGTTTTTTATTATTACCAAAATAACATATGAAGGCATACTGCCTGGTAGTATATTAGCTCTAAAAAAAAGAGTTAAATGTAATATGGTAAACTAAATTATCCCTATAATACTCACTCGCAACattccttttttctttccatGGCTATTAAATCCAGCTACAACAATCCAACTGCAATACCACAGTTGTAGCTGGACTAGCCTCTCATCAAATAGGACTAGCCTCTCATCAAAtaatcaaacaaacaaaactcaagaaaacATGCCAATGGAATCCCACAACATGGAACTCTCCCGTAATTTTTGCATAGAACAATCGTCCACTCAGTCCCCCATACAAAAACAGTGGATGCAAAAAGAACATAAAAACTCAAATTCTAAGAAGAAATTAAAAACCTTTCAAACTCATGTTTTATCAACTCTTTGTTCAATAGCATACACAAATCCTCCTAAAAATTGGCATAAAAATATTCAAACATTTGACAAATGATTAACCATGTTTTGACCTCTCCCACGTTTGGAAAACAAGAATCTCCCACTTGATAATGATCTCTTCATCACCATAGGACTTGCTACACAATATTGTACTAGTACATTGTTCCTAATCACACTTCTACTCATTTCTTCACCATTGTTTTCTTGTTTTGATGTGCCAACATCTCTTTGCAACTCGCATTCGTCTCCCGTTACACAATCTTGAAATTCATCGTGATCAATTCTTAGTATATCGGCTATAGATAAACGACCTTGTGATGCACAATCCAGTGATACTGATCTCCTCCTAAATAATTCTTGATTGATACGGTTCGTTACATCTTCTCCTTCTTGTGTTTGTTCTTCTCTGATGCCCATTTCAATATCGTGTTCCGGTTGGATTTGTGGAGTGGTTTCAATTTCTTGAGGAGCTTCCATTACCGGAGGAGGTAACGGAGGAGGCAAAGCATTTGGAAAAGTTATATGAGCGCGACATAACGGGCAATTGGAGTGAGATTTAAGCCATGTATCAATGCACATTACATGAAAAGCATGGCTACATTTTGGCAAAAGTCTAAGGCTTTCATCTTCTTGAAATTCACTTAAACAAACAGAACAATCTGTCCCTTCTTTCAATAATCCATCACCTTTCTTGTACTTGAACACTGTAATAGACTTGATTAGAGCTTCATCTAAACCACCTACACTGACATTCCATGCCTCATGATTTGAAGGATCATGATCCTCTTCTAGTTCTGATTCTTCTTGATGATTTTCCCTTCTTCTTGAATTCCCACAATACTTTGATATTATAGCATAGTAGCTAGCTAATAGGAAAGCACTTGCAAGAATTCCGATGATCGCGATAACTAAGGGAGATAAATTTGGaccagaatcatcatcatcaggGAAGTCAAGTTGAGGTGGTGGAGGGAAAATTATGTAACACCATTGTGGGCAGTATAAACTGCAAAATCCTTGAGAACAATCCCTAGTGCTCATATAGGGTACCCAAGTTCTTGGATTACTTACTGGCACCAATTTGTCGTCGTTGGAAAGACTCTTGCTATACATAGGGAtgcagaaaaaagaaaaataatatggCCCCAAAACAGGGGAAAACAGAGGAAAAACAGAGGAATGAGAAGAATTTACCTGAGCGTACTGTGGTTATATTAGATACAAAATAGGGGAGCAGATCAAAGCAGCTTAGAAGGAAAGCAGTTGATAAAGCATAAAAAAGGAGaatgcttagcttttttttttttttttttttgccattttgGGTTGTGTTATCCTTTTGTttgctttttctttgttcttctcttttttttttctttaatttgctTTATTGGAGATAGTGGTATGTTGACTAACATGGTCTTGTTGGTTGGGCATTCATCAAAGTAATCAATGCTTTATTATGGGTTCAAGCCACTTGCTACTAAAGTGAATTAATAGTATAGATTACATGTAGGTCTTGGTCTTTTTATGCTAAAGAAGTATAGATTACATGTAGGTCTTTGTCTTTTTATGCTAAAGAAGCTTAAATTTGACATTACTCACTTCCAAATATCTTCACTCTTAAGTAAATCCAATAAAACTTGTTCAATACCAGAGGTCAACTCAGATTATGAAGTTTATGAATTTCTATAATGACCTCAAGTTAATACTATAATTGTAACTGGATTCACAGataaatatttagtaaattttttaCCAGTATATATACAAGGTATGGACTAAAGCTAGTGGATTTATTGTGAACCATGGCTAGGCCTCTAGATTCAGTCCTGTTTAATACTAGCCACTAAGTTGTATCTAAGATTTATCAGTTTTTAATTACTGTTTAACCAACCTAGTGAGGACCAAAGCAAGCATGTACTATAAAATTTGCAAAGGAATTTCTTCATGTTGTCTTAGAGAAATGGGAAATGGGAATCTGCTTAAAGCCACAAGATAAAAGAAGTATATATTCTATGCTTTGGTTCTTGATACTATATTTCAATTCAAGATGTTGAATTCAATGCTACTTTTCTGGTGTATTCTGTGCCTGGTTTaaagttttattttattattttcttttatttgggTGTGAGAGAAAAAGTGAATGAAGGGACCATATAATGGAGACATGTATTGACAGAAACTGAAGGAACTAAGAACTGTAATGGAATTTTAATTCTACAAATCAATCATGTGGGTGAAAGAATCAAGAACAGTCAATAATTGGCTTTGCCAAATGTAAAAACCAAGAAATTCCTTCTTCCCCACTCCCTATCCCTCGTCTTTTTCATGCACTTAGATAAATTCTTTTCCACACATAGTTCTGTTGCATCAACCGTTGCTTAATTTTCTGCTCGAATCAGTGGTTGAGTTAGAATTTTTCTCTAAAGAGATtatcaacatctattatatatgcataaaaaaatgacgttatatatataaataggcaTATAATGTTACTTTTAGTAAAAGAGATTCGGGTGAATCCCTTGCCACCCAAGCTCCGGTCATGGCTCGGACTAGTCACTCCAGGGTCAAAAATAAGTATCCTTTTGGTGATATTTCCCTTTAGCTTTCACTTTTCGGAGTACCTTGAGAAGTTATCACAGGTAGAATGTGATAATATTCTAACAAAGTCGCCAATACCTGAAACAATTCTAGTGTTCCACAACAGAGTCAATTTTTCCACTGAAATTCATGCTTCGAAAAACGAGATAATTATTGTGATTGCAATTGAATATCAAGGACATTCCAGATGGTGACAAGAAGATAATAGAGTGCTTATTTATCCTTTTCTTGCATGCCTTGCTTGTCTATACACCGTGAGGAAGACATGTGGGCCTTTTTTATGATCATCAATTTAACAAGAGTCTtgctcttcttttatttttttgggggTAGGCGTGGGATGTTTTCATAACTTTTCCATATGAATATTTTACACCACACACCAGTCCAAAGTAgcacattaaaaaaaaagaaaatttatatGGTATGGCTAACTCTGAGAGGTATTTATGGTTAGTAACTACTATTAATTTAATTACCTAATATAGCTATATTATGTATTTAATTACCTACTATAGCTAATTATGATGTATTCATCCACAAGGATAAAAAATACTACCAATTATTTCATTCTCACAcacaactctctctctctctctccttcaaGCAACAATAATCACTGTTCATCTCCGCTGCTGCCAACCGCCGCATATGATGTCAATCTCTCCACCGCTGTCGCTAGAAAAGTATATTCAACAGCGAATTGGTAGTTTTCGAGTCTATTTTTGCAAATAAGGAGTTCAAGTTTCTCTGCCAAATAGTCGATCTGATATAAAAATCGTCGATCTAAGTATATTTGATGTGAAAATTGTCGATCTGATGATATGGGTGGCCGCCATGCCCTCGAGTCGTCAGAATCCATGGCGATTGAGTAGATCTGATCTAAAATCTAACCGCCGGAGTTGGATCTAATATGAAAATCATCCATATGAGGGTATTTGATATGAAATCGTCGATCTGATCTAATATGGGTGGCCGCCATAGCCTCAAGTCACCAGAATACAGTGTTCAGAGTACATTTTCCCCTCAGATTTGGTCGTCGCCATGGTCTCGAGTTGACGGAATACCTTCGCCCCTCAGATCTGGATATTTCTTGTATCtccagatctgagtgtatttgtGTGTATTTATGCATTGTAGTATCTATTTAAGTCTGTATTTATATCAGATGTATTTCACACAGATACATGTGTGTTTTGTCTGAATTTATGCATTGCAGTATATATGCAATTCTGAATTTCTGACCAATGTATTTCATACACATACACATGTATCTGTCTGTATTTATGCATTGTAGTATCTACGCAAGTCTGTATTTCTGACTGAATTTTCTGTATTCAACTTTTATATATACATAGCGTGAAGAGTAAAATGCATAAATACATTAATAACCCATATCAATACCAACTAACCAAATATCTGTACATTATGAATAGAGTCAAATACATCAAGTTAGCTCGTTCAAATACTTAGAAACAATGGAACAATATATtcaaatacagtcaaatacaccAAGTAGCTTGCTAAAATATTGAGATACAACGGAACAATATATTTGAATACATTCAAATACCCCAAATTAGCTCACTGAAAGATCTAGGTACAACGGAACAGTGTATTCGAATACAACAAACACATCCGAAATAGTATAAAATTAGCTGCGAAATATAATTAACAAAAACGTAGCTACTGTTGGTTAGAAGCTCCTAAACTATAGCTATTTACGTAAATTCCTAAAATAACcctattttttatttctttataaAAGTTGGTCAGTATTATTATTGTATAGTCTATGTACAATCAGTGTGTATATACTTATTAAACAATCATTATACCCTTGACATACACTAGCTATACATTGAGTATATAGTTGCCCCCAGCTATAAATGGTTACGACTAGGCACGCATAAATATTTTTGCCGCCGGGCTAAAACAGTAAACTTTCACCTTCCATATTCTGTATGCTAATAATCAAATGATGGGTATATATTTTGCCTTGGAGAGTAATGACATGTCTTCACGTTGAAGAAATCATTAGTGGAACAAAATTACTATACTTTTTGCGTATGCTGCTGAAGATATTTGGTACCATTgcaaattatattatatatgttcaTAAGATAACAAGGATGAAGGGCTGAAAGTTCGGCAAAAATTACCAGCAGAACAACCATATATGTGAGGTACCAATCTCTTATAAGGCTAAGACAACAGGACTGTTATGATAATTGATAATAGGGATAAGACACTATTACTCCCCTGAACTATACCCGAAGTTACTACGACACACCTTATCTTTCCCTAGATCCTATTACTCCtctaaacttatttaaaacgaAATAATTACCCCCCCTAAACGCTGATGCCCACTCTGATATGGGAGAAtgacatacactctccttgccacatgtgtgtttatttgttttaattttttttttcagcttacttgtcaatttaaaaaaaaaaaactgaattttctttaaaaaaaatgatttttaaaaccccttttaaaaaaaaattgaaaatttgattttttttaaaaccaaaaaacaaattgaaaacatggattaaaaaactgaattttctttaaaaaaaatgaattttaaaacccatttaaaaaaaatgaaaaattgatttattttaaaacccgtttgttttttttttttttacaaaactgaaaacatgattttttttaaaatatgaaaaaatggatttgttaaaaatatggaaaacttgattatttttttaaaatgtcttaaaaaatcttgattttcatgatttcattttcttaggacacttttatttttcaaataaaatccggaaaaagtgttttttcttgtcaaaatgtgaaaaaactgaatttttataaaattttgaaaaatgtggaaaacccgttttttaaaattaaatttggaaaaccagatttattttcatattttaagaaaatacagatttttaagaaaaaaattaagttttcccgTTTTGTATGTTTCTCACTttctcaaagagagtgaaacacactctccttgccacgtcagcatttggggGGCTAATTATTCagttttaaataagtttagggtagtaattattccgttttaaataagtttagggggGTAATAAGACCCAAAAAAATGTAATGTGTGTCGTAGCAACTTTGGGTATAGTTCAGAGGTAATAGTCCCTTATTCCTTGATAATACAAAATCTCCAACATGAAATTGACCTATGATTCTAAATGGAGATAGGTGTGACACAAAAGTAGTACTCCACTCCTGGATGGACCTACGTTTACGTTATGGAAAAACCGAACTTATGGTGAATGGTTATTCAAACTATTACTAGTAAAATTGGCTGTCCGATTTTGTCTTGCAATTAGAAAAAGAACGCTTTGAAGTTATTGTGCACAGGGGCGGATCTACAGTCCATTGAGGGTGTTCATCTGAAAATTCTtggcaaaaaattacactgtatatataaggtatttttatatgttttatgtatatatatagattttgaacaccctgaacacaAGAATAGGGGTTGGTTTAGTGGTTTAGGGGAGGTCAAAATTCACCTTAAGGTTCCGAGTCCCAAGCCTCAGgcactacatttttatttttcgaaCCCCTTCAGAGAATATTCTAGATCCGCCACTGATTGTGCTGTGGCTAAATGCAAAACATTTCACCCTCATATCCTTTCATAAGAGAATTATTTAGAAGTTTGAAAGAAGGTCAAAGTAATATTTTTTTGCATGGATTTTTTAATGTAAAAATCTTAAACGGTTGTTAATTCAAGTAGTCCCGTGACATCAATAAAAATCCCCCGCTTCTGTGTAAACCAATAACTACAGAACCAACATCTATCTCGGCAAAGGTATGATTAAAATGGGCATGTCagcaaaaaaattataaaataaaataaaaagattcATAAAGTTAGGTGGATGATGAACAAAAGTCGAGTTCCAAGGTTCTAACATGTCCTAAATTGTGATCCACACAAGTGCTGTTGGGAACTGATTTACGGATCTTCAGGATTTTCCTAAGTCACTGCTTCGTCGTTTCTGAAATTTAACCGAATTGATCTGCCCAACACTTCCTGCATTTTCAATAGATATAGAAAATCCAACATGCCTTGTTTGCCAAATATTTACACCATCAAACATAACGGAGAAAAAGTCAAAAATTGCCTCTGAAGTATGAAAAAAGGACCTAAATTAAAAGTTGGTTCAGATGTATTCTTGCCCTTGCAATATGCCACCTCCATCAGTTATACGTATTTGACTTAATAAGTGTAAAATTTCAGGCTTATTTCAACTGTGGCTGATCTATATTTAAAGGAGATTGACATGTTTTTACGGTTAACTTAACTACGTAATAGACGTTTGAAAATACACGCAAAAGTCTTTCCAAAATTTAAACCGTAAGTGACTATTAGGAACACTTTATTATGTGTTTAGGTGTTCAATTGGAATAAATTTTAATTCGagtgtctaaataaaatttactagTAAATTTAAGGGGCTGTCTATGTATTAAGCTTTAAACTTTACAAAATTGTTCATTTCTCTTAGGACAATAGCGTTCATGGTGGAGAGTAGTGTACTGTAATAGTTCACCATTAGTAAGGGCAAATCTAGTCTATCGTTGTAACCGTAAGTTAGATATGATTCCATTATTAACGAATAGTAAATCAAGACTATTTCTCATAGTTAAGGACAAATTTAGACTTGCCCGACATATAtacattaaaaaaagaaaaatcagaCGTAAGTTAGATATGATTCCATTATTAACGAATAGTAAATCAAGACTATTTCTCATAGTTAAGGACAAATTTAGACTTGCCCGACATATAtacattaaaaaaagaaaaatcagaTATTTTTATTAAACATCACACTGAAACAGGGCCATGTTTAAAGATCGTATGACAGAAACTAAGCTTTCCATCCCTATTATCTTTACTCGCTTTGTTGTTACTCTACTTACGGCTATACAAACCAAAACGATAAATCGCACCAAATCGACAAATCGAATCAAATCGGAAAAAAAACCGACTAGtgatttggtgttgaaaaaaaaaaaccgatcATTATAGGGTagatttggttttaactaaaaaaaaaaatcaaattgaaCCTAAACCGACCCGATTATATGTATActacttttaaattatttaaacataaaaatatttaatagAATGTAATTATTAATATTTTCTTGATTGTTTTCATAATTTCTATATTTTTACATTCAGATTTGGACTTAATTTTGTGAAATTTGGTCCCATATTTGAAGCTCATACAAAGAATACATAGAAAGCCCAATAAAAAACTAAATGAAAAGGAAATGAAAACATATGTAATGTAACAAAAGAAACCCTACGGCTACAATACATTTTCTCCTAAAATCAGAAACGCTCTTTCCTTTCTCATTTTACATTTTTTTCCCTCTTCTCTTTCCTCTCAAATCAGCAACCTGTAAGGCTCCAATTATTGTTGTTCCTCTTGGTGTTTTAAAATAGAATCAAATCAAATTTGAACCCAGATTACCTGAATCGAAGGAGGGTCCCATCAATGAACTAGGTGTAGAGGTTGAGAACAACATTATTCTGCACTTTGAGAAGGTGTTTTGGCCAAATGTTGAGTTCTTGGGGGTAGTTGTAGAGAGCTCATATGAATGTAGTTACTTTTGAATCTTCACAAGGCCACTGGCCAACTTTTTTGCTTCAAGTTTATTATATAGCATGATATTACATTAATCCAAATGACTTGGATGCTTTAAAAAATGttttgatatgaatattctgtATCTAAAGAAAATAGTTTTGAGTGAGAAGTTTGCAAATTATCAAGTAGATGTTGTTGTATGATGCTTTTCATTAAATACAATGAAAAACCCgagaaacccaaaaaaaaactgaaaaaaacCGAGAAAAACCATtattgaaaaacccgacttttattgatttgatttggtttatagatttaaaaacccgacacaaataatttttcaaataccaaaccaatcCGATTCATGTACACCCCTTACTCTACTACTAATTTCGTTTGGTTGGTTGGCACACAAGCTAGTGATTTAATGTTTACTTATCCATGTTATGGCACTGTTGCACAACTGGGATCGGACGTACCACCAGAAAAGTAATGGCTTAATACGCAAATTCTTTCAATATATCCCTCTGTCACAGATAACTTTTAACACATCAAATGTTTCGTAGATGTGTCTAGTACCTTTCTCCCTTTTATAATAGGAAAACTGCTCCCTATTGATAGGTTATTCATTTCCAGGACCTGAACCTGAATCATCTAATTACAGATTGAGTGGTCCCAACCATCTCACTAACTCCTCCCTCAGATGGCATTTATTTTCTTTGCCATATTTCGTAGTCTCCATAGACTATTAAGTTTGCCTCGTGTAGGTAATAGCCCCAAACCATATACTCCttccggtccaaaataattgaggttttaacCTCTAAAAATTGGTTCAAAATAATTGATATTTTCTTTTCCAAATTTGCCACTGACGCATTCTCATATTCCCGTAATAATTATGTCaactgaaaaataaaagaacatTAAGGGtatcttagtaggcgtttggacatgcgatttcagagatgaaattccaaatcatccaaaaaggtatgatttgggatttcaaatcatgatttaaaaaaatttaaatgtaaaacttgacccataagtttatattttgtaaaaatagatccataagttggtagatatatttatcaattatgtttaccaaccatttatattaaatattaaaatatctacaagttgatagtatatttataacaaatttattcttaccaaccatgtgggaggattacaGTAAAGAGTAGTTACgctacaactcatgttcaatttttcattttattgaactaaagtttgttGAATTGATGTTATATTTTTCAGTTAGTagagtattaattttgttatgaactatgtcttgctcatttggtaagattgtatacgAATTGAGAACGTTTTGattataagaaaaaatataacttaagaaattcaaattgcatgtccaaacatgatttcatttcataattttaaattatgtcca
Encoded here:
- the LOC132640449 gene encoding RING-H2 finger protein ATL52-like — translated: MYSKSLSNDDKLVPVSNPRTWVPYMSTRDCSQGFCSLYCPQWCYIIFPPPPQLDFPDDDDSGPNLSPLVIAIIGILASAFLLASYYAIISKYCGNSRRRENHQEESELEEDHDPSNHEAWNVSVGGLDEALIKSITVFKYKKGDGLLKEGTDCSVCLSEFQEDESLRLLPKCSHAFHVMCIDTWLKSHSNCPLCRAHITFPNALPPPLPPPVMEAPQEIETTPQIQPEHDIEMGIREEQTQEGEDVTNRINQELFRRRSVSLDCASQGRLSIADILRIDHDEFQDCVTGDECELQRDVGTSKQENNGEEMSRSVIRNNVLVQYCVASPMVMKRSLSSGRFLFSKRGRGQNMVNHLSNV